A single window of Eucalyptus grandis isolate ANBG69807.140 chromosome 1, ASM1654582v1, whole genome shotgun sequence DNA harbors:
- the LOC104433099 gene encoding uncharacterized protein LOC104433099, producing MASSSSKMTLVLLLSSLFLHATLAEIVCEELPKDLCAFSIASSGKRCSLETYANQSGGVEYQCRTSEVIVERMGGYIETDECVRACGVDRDAVGISSDALLEPQFTAKLCSPACYRRCPNIIDLYYNLAAGEGVFLPDLCEMQWTNPHRAMIVLMSSGAAASPAGSESSDITAVAPAMSPM from the exons ATGGCTTCTTCCTCAAGCAAAATGACTTTGgttctcctcctctcttccctcttcctcCATGCAACATTAG CTGAGATTGTGTGCGAGGAGTTGCCGAAGGATCTGTGCGCGTTCTCGATCGCGTCTTCGGGGAAGAGATGCTCGCTGGAGACATACGCGAACCAGAGTGGTGGGGTCGAGTACCAGTGCCGGACGTCGGAGGTCATAGTGGAGAGGATGGGCGGGTACATTGAGACTGATGAATGCGTGCGCGCCTGTGGGGTCGATAGGGATGCCGTCGGCATCTCCTCGGACGCGCTCCTCGAGCCACAGTTCACCGCCAAGCTTTGCTCCCCGGCGTGTTACCGTAGATGCCCCAACATCATCGACCTCTACTACAATTTGGCTGCCGGAGAAG GAGTGTTTTTGCCGGACCTGTGCGAGATGCAATGGACCAATCCGCACCGTGCGATGATCGTGCTGATGAGCTCGGGTGCAGCTGCCAGTCCGGCGGGTAGCGAGTCCTCGGACATCACGGCCGTTGCTCCGGCTATGTCGCCCATGTAA